In Astyanax mexicanus isolate ESR-SI-001 chromosome 24, AstMex3_surface, whole genome shotgun sequence, the genomic stretch TGCTAATTAGTAGGTATTAGTTATATTatttgttagctatattagctttACAGCTTTAGTGCTAAATAGTAGGTGCAGGCTTCTATTATTTGTTAACTACATTAAGTTTGTAGCTTTAGTGCTAATTACTGGTTAGCTACACTAGCTTCATAACTCCAATGCTAATCAATAGGTATAGGAAGCTTAtattacctgttagctacattagcttcataaCTTTTGTGCTAATTAGTATGTATATACTTCTtttacctgttagctacattagcttcatagcgTTAGTGCTAATTAATAGGTATAAGCTTATATTAcctgttagctagctacattaactTCGTAGCTTCAGTACTAAGTGATTATTATATGCTTctattacctgttagctacattaactCTGTAGCTTAATGCTAATTAATAGGTATACATttctattacttgttagctacattagctttgtagcttcagtgctaattagTAGGTATATGCttctgttagctacattagtttCATAACTTCAATGCTAATTAGCTTCTActatttgttagctacattaccttAAAAACTTCAGTGCTGATTAATAGGTATAAACTTCTATTACCTGCTAGCTAACTTACATTAGCTCTGTATCTTCAGTGTTGGTTAATAGGTATACGATTCTATTTCCTGTTAGCTACAATAATTTGTAAACGTCAAAAATAAAGAAGTAGATTTTCCATCAAACtcattcattttaatattaaGGTAGTGCACATATTCAGGTTCAGAAAGACTGTTGCTTTATGCATCATATTTCTCACAATCAGGTgagtttttattacattatttattagattatttattatttattacattttttttatattactttattataaaaaacactaaaacagacaaaaataaaaacagatacagGGTGTAAAGTCACATCCAATAACACATCCAGAGAGTTCCTGCGGTGATGAGCTTCCATCTGCTGTCTTTACAGCACCTGTTCATGTTCATATACACCCCCAACACCCTCACAGCCCCACAGTCTTCAATAGTGCACTACAGCAATGGTCCCACAGAACTCTGAACAACTACGGACGTCCAGAAACGAGAAGGTGTTTTCACATCTGAAGGTTTGTGTGTTTCTTAATTGTATTctgtataattaatccagttagtctttattatttttttattcatttcagaattattttatttctgtttataaataagggttaatctacagttacagtagatacagaatcaccagcaccgtaatctatagtacccatactgctgcgtgaCGCTTCTGCACATCACCAAGGAGAGCCAGACTTTAGCACAAcactgcttatttatttatttttgacattGCTCATGTGTGTTACCTGGCTCAGGTAAATTGCTTGATTCAGGTATGCTTCCTGATTCAGGTGTTACTGTATTAATAACATTTCTTaaagcgttttcacaccagcagtaTTTGTATCCTTAATGCGGTTTGACCGAGCAGGTGTGATCAAGACCTGCTAGAGAAggtctgatatattagccagataacgctaattaccacagctacgaacaaacgctgtctctgctgctccatgctgtttacgcacaaggtctgtgctgtgttcattGCTGTGCAGCTGTGATTtgaaaacacagtttgaaaaagGAGTGTTTCCGTGTTCAgtcttaaagcagctttacactgcacagatatacagatgtacagatcttctcactatatttactttttaacTCCCGCAcagacagctttgaccaatcagagaagatgatgtccttgcatggtttattggtgcatattttagTGAGTTTAggttttatgcctgtgtgaaaccaaaccaaaccaaaggggGAAAAAAcgtccaaataaacaaactcatcaactgattctgACCATAAAAAACTAAGCACAGGTGTGAAAACGGCATTAGAGTTTGTAGGGTTGTTGATTATGCCCGCAAATGTTGTTGAAAAATGTTGAACTCGGTTTGTTCTGAAATTCAATGAGGGCCGAATCCAAGCCCAGATTACATATATAGCTTCCAGTGGCCTTAAAGGGCTTGTAGGTGGAGCTTCTCCACATTATTGTTATTGATAGCTTCTTCTTTGTGTGTTGTTCAACTAGGTTCAAGTGTATACCAATGTAGTACAGGTGTTACATTgcccatgtgtgttttacctcGCTGTAACAATTGAAATTCACATGTACTGGTGAACACCTGTACAGCTCAGGTGTGTGCTTGGGggtttattaaaagtttattgtAAATATTTGGACTAAAGTTCAGTGAGGGCCGAATCCAAGCCCAGTTCACACATCTAGCTCCCAGTGGCCTTGCTTTGGAGCTCAAGCGAAGAGATTGTGGGTGGAGCTTCTCCGTCGCTACCTTCTGCGATGTCTGACCTGTCGTGACCCCGGCCCTCCTCCCGCTCCTCCACCAGCCTCTGCAGGTGCTTGATGTAGCGAATGGCGGCCCTCAGTGTCTCTACTTTGCTCATGCGCTTGTCGGCGGTCCCGCCCGGCAGGTGGTCTCGGAGCTTGGCATAACCCTGGTTGACGCACTTCACCCGCTGCCGCTCGCGCTCGTTTCGCTTCTGGATGAAGGCGGGTTCGAAGGGACACTCGTACAGGGGCCCCAGGTAGGGCAGGTAGGGGCCGTTGTAGAGTCCGGCCTGGACCCTTCCTGGGTACAGCAGCAGGGGGAGGGAGCGAAGCTGGGCGTGGAGGCGGTTATCAGGGTGGCCACCAGGCGGAGACATGGCGCAGTGCAGGCTGCTCTGGCTGAGGTGGCAGTATGGGTGGGAGAAGGTGGAGCTCATGGTGGGTTTTACATCAGTCCATTCCCACCTGAACACTCCTAATACACCTACAGTACCAGAACCACAGAACCAGAACCTACTGTCacaacaagcattaaaaaaataaataaaaaacactcaaTTAACTCATAGTTAAGCCCAGCAGAGGGCGCACCAGAGCCCCAGCTTCATCGTCCTCATCATCTTCTTATAGTCATCCTCACTGTCTCTTCACACCTTTGTAGGTGAGCTCCTCCTTTGTAGCAGCAGCAGTgccatcagccaatcagacgcTTTCATCATCTCCTCTCTGTTAGACACAGGGCTGaagattaaacacacacagattagaCTGATTACAGACGGCCTCAGGCTCCATTAATCCTTATAAAACACTTCAAACGTGCTGTTCTGCGCACTCTGTAACACGATAcgctgtaatatactgtaatataacaCTCTGTAAAAGCACCTGAAGGCAGGAGTCGGTTTGATGTAAAATATCACTTTAGTTCACATAAAAAACCCAAACTACACACTGACCACAAACCACAGTGTCTATCACACttacattaaacacattaaacaacaACCTTGTCTACATACAGTACAGACAGTACAGTATAAACGCATggtatttcatattttatctgcttAACTTAATtgcatttgtttatatattttagcaTTTCTGGCGTTCAAAACATTACAAGCCAAGTTAGAATCTGGCAGTTTAGGGCTAGTACTGAGTACtgagataaatataaataataatgtgattttaaacaggtgaACATAATCAGTATAAAAGCAGTATACAAGAAATTCTgagttttttaatattatattatatacatctCACCATTCActatgttggttgctatggtgttgctataataattgtggtgattgctaaggtgttgcaatggtgttgctatagtgtccgtggtggttgctaaggtgttattattattatctgtggtggttgctatgttgtctctaagtggttgctatgtggtaaCTAAGCTGTTGATAAGCtgttttgggggatttagggccctctctggtgagaatgggtaattgcacgagcatgcggaagaatcattttaaactgggtgggtgtgatgcggtctcctttcagagcggatgaatccgattccaggttatgttcagtcagaaagagagaaagagagagagagagaaagagctcagtcagaaacttcactccttcatttctttggttttactatgagtgaatgagctactgagctctgagtttcctcttctgaagtccccgctgctccaccagctgctcacgttcagtaaaactgagccggatcctcttttagaggctgtaagcgtgacgtaagtacgtaaagacgcgtgacgtggccagaagaagaactcccacaaaaagagacctgacaccccagtttttagaattaatacacACTGATACCAATACacataatattttatcccttcaacactcagaaatgcttctactttcagtttagaaacaaaataatacggactaacacttttcagtttcagtttcacacaGCAGAGCAAGGTAAACCATGTTTCagggataaaataaaacaaacaatgacaTAATAAAGTGTGAAATCATCTTTCAGGAGGACAGACAGGTTCATATTTAACACAGGTGTAATTACTGTCCTGTGGGATCATTCGGAGCGACAGGTCGGAATGGTTTCATTCAGTATGCAGCGCATTAATCAAACGTGTTCATGTGGTTTTCCAGCCAGACGGAGAGATAAAGCTGGAGGCAAACGCCGTGATTTCCCCTAATAATCTCTTAATGAggcctaatctctctctctctctctttctctctctctctctctgtgagatgAGAGGAGGGGCCGGTGTGGAATTCCCCTTCCTGTGTTCCTAAATCCATCACTGACTGAACTGAACAAGATTCATTTTTAGTTCGTTTTTAATGTGGTCTGAAGTCGTTCACACAAAAGGCGTTTAAAGTGAATTATCTGAAATAGTAGAACTGAGGAAACGTATAGAATTGCTCAGGAGTTTCTCTCTCTAACAGcaacagtgttttaatgtttatttctaaCTATTTTAATTCTTAAAGCTGATTTATCTGTTTTTATCTCTTCGTGGTTAGCCTTaatttaaaataactattttatcctttatttgcttttgttttctgtCATGCCAAAAAACAGCAAGCCTAATTTACGACTGAGTGTTTCAGTCTGAAAAGCTAGTGTACTTtggatattttatatttatgctttctCTGCAGCTCATAaatacaatatgattttttttgttcaagtGGTTTGAGTGTCAAAAACAAGGCTACACAGATTGATTTGGCGTTGATTCAAtgttataattttaaatatactgtatttgtttgtttttatctttacttacattaaatatgtatatcttgTTTGTAATCTATTATCATAACCTGTAATGTTTTGGTCGTGCAGTGTAGAAAGGAacacttaaataataaataataataattattattaatatttgagggACTTTAGCACCTTTTTACAACAATTTAACACCTTTAATAcatgaacgttgattcaatgtctgAATTTTTTTAACACTAATAACTGATAATGCCTATTATAGGCACTGTTAAATGTTGAACGTTGTTTTTTTAGGtagtttttccatcatcaaccttaAGGATGCAATCTAGCTAATgcaactaaagtaaaaaaaagaaagaattatgTTTATATAATGTCCTTTGCTATCAGGGtaggaaaaatgtgttttaacctTTGCATCTATTTTCCTTTGGCCAACAAAGAGCAAGTATATTTACAGTTACTGTaaagaaaacaatatatttatccAGTTAATATCAGTAGCATTTATTAACCAGATTTTTTTCATGTGGATGGGaggaaacaagtaaaaaaaagaataagaatgcAGTTTATTGTTGACATGCTTCTAACTTAGAAATTCTGGGATTATAGATATATCACTGTTTTAATCAATGTTTAAAGAATTTAGTTAACTTCACAATTTAACCattcaaaatattattttaatttcttgcAGTTAACATATTCATATGCTGATATTTGGAAAATGATGATTTTgccttattttttgtttttaaataagaatattaattatatatatattagagattCCAACATCTGTAGTATCTGTAGTCTGTTCATAAATCAGTGAGAAAAACTGGCctaatatgtttt encodes the following:
- the LOC103036408 gene encoding achaete-scute homolog 5-like — translated: MSSTFSHPYCHLSQSSLHCAMSPPGGHPDNRLHAQLRSLPLLLYPGRVQAGLYNGPYLPYLGPLYECPFEPAFIQKRNERERQRVKCVNQGYAKLRDHLPGGTADKRMSKVETLRAAIRYIKHLQRLVEEREEGRGHDRSDIAEGSDGEAPPTISSLELQSKATGS